The Variovorax sp. RA8 genomic sequence CATGAGGAAGATTCGACGCGCTTTGGGCGGGGAAAGCGCTGCGCAAGGGGCCTACGACCTTGCCGCCGGCGCAGGCCTTTCCATGGCCATGCGCGATATCGGTTTCAAGGCCGAGGACCTCGATAGTGCCTGCCGCCTCGCTCTCGAGCATCCGTACCCAAATCCCAGAGCGCTCGAGCCCCGCGCGATCCGTCAACTGCTGCAGGACGCCTTCGATGGCGTCCGGCCCGTTCGCTGAGATCATTTCAAGGAGACAACCATGCGCAACATCACCCGAGAGAACATCACCCAGGCTGTGCTGCAAAGCCTGTCCGACACACCAGACCCCAGGCTGAGGCGGGTCTTCCGTAGCTTGGTGCTGCATCTGCACGCCTTCGCGCGCGATGTCGAGCTCACGGAAACGGAATGGTTTGCCGGTATCCAGTTCCTCACGGCGACGGGCCAGAAATGCGACGACAAGCGACAGGAGTTCATCCTGCTCAGCGACGTGCTGGGGCTCTCGATGCTCACAGTTGCGATGAACAACGACAAACCCGCTGGCTGCACGGAGTCGACCGTGTTCGGCCCTTTCTACGTTGAAGGCGCGCCGCAATGCGAGCATGGCGAAGACATTGCCCGCGGGGCAGTCGGCGAGCCCTGCGAAGTCACTGCGTCCGTTCGCGGCCTTGATGGGACGCCGGTCGCGAACGCGGTCGTCGATGTCTGGCAAGCCGATGCCGAAGGTCGGTACGACGTCCAGCGCCCGGAGCTGGATCATGCCCAAGGACGGGGGCAGTTTCGTACGGATGCGGAAGGACGGCTGCATTTTCGAACTGTTCTCGCCGAGGCATACCCGATTCCGGTCGATGGCCCGGTGGGAAGATTCCTGGGCGCCGCCAATCGCCACCCCTGGAGACCTGCACATCTGCACTTCATGATTCAAGCGCCGGGTTACGAAACCCTGATCACCCATGTATTCAGGGACGGCGATGCTTACCTGGACTCCGACGCGGTGTTCGGGGTACGGCAGTCGCTGGTCGCGCCGTGGACCCGCCGGCTGGAAGGCGGCCATGCGCTCCACTACGATTTCGTGCTCGGTGCGCGGCCGGCTTGAGGGCGTCCAAATGCGCAATGCATCAAGTGCCCCGCGCGTGATAGACGTCGACGCAAGTATCGATGCTTCCCCCGTTGGCCGCCACCTGCTGCTCATTGGGGTGCTCTGTTCGCTGGTGGCGCTGCTCGACGGCTTCGACACTCTCGCCATCACCTACGCGGCGCCCCAGATTGCGCAGGCGTGGAAGCTGCCGAAGGAGGCGTTCGGGCCGATCTTCGCCGCCCACTATGCGGGGGCAGCATTGGGCGCCGGGCTGTTCGGACTGCTGGCCGATCGGATCGGGCGACGCCCTGCAATCCTCGCGGCGACCGCGACCTTCGGTCTGTTCGCGCTGGCAACGCCGCTCAGCGAAGGCGTCGTCGCCTTGCTGATCGTGCGCGGCCTGACCGGCCTAGGCCTCGGCGGCGCGCTGTCGAACGTGATCGCCCTGGTGTCGGAATATGCACCGGCCCGCGTACGCGCCACGATGGTCAGCGTCATGTACGCGGCCTTTCCGCTGGGCGGTGTCATCGGCGGACCGCTGTCCGCCCACGTACTGGCCCAGCACGGGTGGCAGGCGGTGTTCGTCATCGGCGGCTTGGCGCCCCTTGCATTGCTGGCAGCGCTATGGTTCCTGCTACCGGAATCGGTGCGCTTCCTCGCTGCCCGGCAAGCGCCTGCCGACCTCATTGCAGCACAGCTGCGGCGCGTAGATCGAAGTCGCGACTTCGGCAACCATGATCGCTATGTACTGGCGGCCGCCGCCCCGCAGAGCCACGGCGCGTTGCGGCAGATCCTTTCCGGCGATCACTTGCGCAGTAGCCTCATGCTGGGAGCCGCCTCGTTCGTGACCCAGATGGTCATCGTGTACATCATCACCTGGATGCCCACGCTGCTGCTGGCCAGCGGCCTGGACCTGAGTCAGGCGATCTGGACCTCGGCCACGTTCTCGCTGGGCGGCATCGTGGGCTCCCTGCTGCTCGCACGAATCATCGACCGCGTCGACGCGCCTTGGCCACTCACCACAGCTTTTGCCGCCTCCGGCTTCGCGATCGCGGCCGTCGGTCTTGGCCCTTCGGAAAGGATCGTGCTCCTCGCGGCTGTCGCCCAAGCCGGGGGACTGATCGTCGGCGCCCAGGTCAACCTGAGCGCCTACTGTGCGACCGTCTACCCGACCGAAATCCGATCGACCGGCCTTGGCTGGATCATTGGCCTCGGACGAATCGGCGCGATCTGCGGCGCGCTGCTGGGCACCGCTTTCGTCGCCTTAGACCTGACCTTGCCCTGGCAGTACGGCATCAGCGGCCTGGCGGCGCTTTGCACCGCACTGCTGGTCCACATGGCGAGGCGCAAGCGCGGCAGGGCCGTCGCAATATCAGTGTCCGCCGACGCCCGCTAGCTCGGCAAGCTTCTGATGTTCTGATGTTGCGCAACTGCGCGTCGAGAGCTCGAACTCATCGACCTCATCTGCTGCCCTCGGCGCGAACCAACATCTCACGGCCGGCCGCATTTAGGAGGATAAAGCGAACTTCGCCCAGAATGCTGATGGCCAGTGTGCCGTCCGAATCAGTCCCGCAGGCCGTCCTTGCCCTACTCTGACACCATCCCGGCGACGAGGTGCTTCACCATCAAGCGCGTGTCCGTCCATTCCATGCTCCGCGACATGCAGGGGAAGACGATCATGCCGTGGACTGCCGCCATCAGGATGTTGGCCGCGAGGTGCGATGGCATCGGCGGACGCGCGAGTGTCTGGGAGTACTCGTCCACAGTCCGGTAGTACAGCTGCAGGCTGTCCTGCGCGGCGGGCGATTGGCCGAAGGGCACACCGCTGCTGCTCACCGCCAACGAACGCCGCACGCTCGGCGCAGGAAAGATCACGAGGAACTCCTCCATATACTCCAGCCAGTAGTCAGCGGTGCCGGTGAAGAGCTTGAGGACACGCCTCGCCGGGCTGCGCACCCGTGCAAGCAGCTGGCGCAACTGCTCCGTGGCGGCATGCATGTCGTGCCCCCATGTGGCCTGCGCCCCAATGGCTCCGGCGAGCGGATGGGAGACGAGAAGCCGGATTCAGCAGTCGAGCTGGACCACCTATGCGCCAGAGCGAAGAAGCGGCGGGCGCACGATATGCCGTCCCGCCCAGCATGTCAGCTATGCGGCGAAGTCCGCGGCGCAGCTGCGGTCCCTTCGGATGGACCTATCGCCGACTTCCGAAGGGTGCCTGGCCGCGCCAGTGCCGCACGAGCAGCCAACCCCCAGCCAACCCGCCCAGATGTGCGAAGTGCGCGACGCCGGCGAAGCTGCCGGTGACGCCGAACAGCAGTTCCAGCGTACAGTGCGACGAACAGCGGCGCAGGCATCGGGATCGGCGGGATCAGCGGCATGATCTTGCGTGTGGGAACACCATTGCGAAGGCAACCAGGATGCCGAAGAGACCGCCCGAGGCGCCGACGGTCGGATACACGCTGCCGCTCATGGTGGCCACCCCAAGTTTCGCCACTGCCGCGCCGAGTACGCTCACGACATAGAGCATCAAGAGGCGCTTCGGTCCCCAGACACGCTCGAGGTCCGCGCCGAACATCCACAGGCCGAACATGTTGAACGCGAGGTGCGAAATGCTGCCGTGCAGGGAGGCGTAGGTCACCGCCTGCAACGGCCAGAAGGCACCCGAGCCTATCGGCCACAACGCCAGTGTGCCGGTGAGGCCCTCCGACAGGCTCTGAGCCAGGAATGCAATGACGCTGGTGAGGATCAGCGCCAGGACGGCGGGAGGCAAGGAAGACATCCGGTCGACTCTTTTCAGCGAAAAGAGCGATTCGACCAGAAATTGAGGGCCCGTCGCGCCAAACCGTGGGAGCCATGGATTGTCTCGCAAGGCTCAGAAAGGTGCCCGGTGCAGAGATGGGGAGTGCGACCCACCTCTGCGTATCGGTCCGGCAAAGTCATCTGAAACCGGGGCTGAGGGCAGAAAAGATCGCGTGTACCCAACTTAGTGGACGGGTGGACATGATGACACGACGGAAAACGGCGGCGCTACAGCGCGGCCTTGAGGCTCAGATAATGGCGGCGTGCAACGACTCTGGCGCGCGCTGGACAGGGTATCGATGGCGTATGGCATCGAAACCAATCTAGTGAACAGGCCCGAAACCAACTCGCGACGGGAGATGGTCACGCCCGCCGAGGAGCCTTACCCTCGTACTAGACTTGTTCATCATGTCGTCCGCCTCTACCGAATTGTTCTCGAACGTGCGTCCCAGGCTGATGGCTATTGGCTATCGCATGCTTTCGTCCGTACAGGAGGCGGAGGATTTGGTGCAAGACGCATGGTTGCGCTGGCATGAGAAGACGAAGTCGTCCCAAGTCCATGTCTTGAATGCCGAAGCTTGGCTCGTGACCGTGACTACGCGGATGGCGATTGACCGTCTTCGGGCGGCCAAGCTACGAAGAGCCACGTATGAGGGCGCTTGGTTCCCCGAGCCGCTTTTGGAGCAGGCGCCGACCACGCCTGAACAGGCATGTGAGACCGCCGACGATGTGTCTATCGCCTTCCTGATACTTCTGGACTGCCTGTCGCCGGAAGCGCGGGCCGCCTTTTTGCTGCGTGAGGTGTTCGACGCTGAGTACGAGCAAATAGCCGAGGCCATTGGACGAAGCGAAGCTTCCGCCCGGCAGATTGTCCATAGAGCCAAGCGACGGCTTGAGAACGCACGCGGATCGGCGGACACGAAAGCCTTGCCAATGCCCGCACCGGCTCAGCTGGAACTGTTGCGACGCCTCGTTCAAGCCATCTCGAGCGGTAACCTTGAAGGCATAAAGATGCTGCTCGCAGCGGAAGCGGAGATGCTGGGCGACTTTGGCGACGTCAGGCCAAGCTTCACGGGGCCTTTGTTTGGAGCTCAACGCATCGCTCAGCTTTACTACGCCACGCATCTCCGCCACGGTGACGCCATGCGACTTGAGCTGGCCATGCTAAATGGCGAATGGGCGCTCCTGCGCTACCTCGATGGTGCGCTTGACTCCGTACAGACTTTCGAGTTCACCGATGTTCAGGTCGCTCGGGTTCGCATCCAGCGGAATCCGGTGAAGTTGGCACCGTTGAAGCAAAGGCTACTCGTTTCCTGAGCTTGGGGTCAAACGCGCCGCCACCAGGTACCTGAGGCCTGGGGCGGTCTTTTTCCAGCGGCTGTCACAACGCAATCATGTCAAACGTCTTGGGATCAGGTTGCTCCTGCAGCCCCCTAGTCTCAACTTGAAGAAAGCGTTACATGACCCGCGCAGTTTGGTTTCAAGCATCTCCGGAAGGCGCCAAGGCCATCGGTGGCCTGCATCACT encodes the following:
- a CDS encoding intradiol ring-cleavage dioxygenase, with the translated sequence MRNITRENITQAVLQSLSDTPDPRLRRVFRSLVLHLHAFARDVELTETEWFAGIQFLTATGQKCDDKRQEFILLSDVLGLSMLTVAMNNDKPAGCTESTVFGPFYVEGAPQCEHGEDIARGAVGEPCEVTASVRGLDGTPVANAVVDVWQADAEGRYDVQRPELDHAQGRGQFRTDAEGRLHFRTVLAEAYPIPVDGPVGRFLGAANRHPWRPAHLHFMIQAPGYETLITHVFRDGDAYLDSDAVFGVRQSLVAPWTRRLEGGHALHYDFVLGARPA
- a CDS encoding MFS transporter — encoded protein: MALLDGFDTLAITYAAPQIAQAWKLPKEAFGPIFAAHYAGAALGAGLFGLLADRIGRRPAILAATATFGLFALATPLSEGVVALLIVRGLTGLGLGGALSNVIALVSEYAPARVRATMVSVMYAAFPLGGVIGGPLSAHVLAQHGWQAVFVIGGLAPLALLAALWFLLPESVRFLAARQAPADLIAAQLRRVDRSRDFGNHDRYVLAAAAPQSHGALRQILSGDHLRSSLMLGAASFVTQMVIVYIITWMPTLLLASGLDLSQAIWTSATFSLGGIVGSLLLARIIDRVDAPWPLTTAFAASGFAIAAVGLGPSERIVLLAAVAQAGGLIVGAQVNLSAYCATVYPTEIRSTGLGWIIGLGRIGAICGALLGTAFVALDLTLPWQYGISGLAALCTALLVHMARRKRGRAVAISVSADAR
- a CDS encoding sigma-70 family RNA polymerase sigma factor, translating into MSSASTELFSNVRPRLMAIGYRMLSSVQEAEDLVQDAWLRWHEKTKSSQVHVLNAEAWLVTVTTRMAIDRLRAAKLRRATYEGAWFPEPLLEQAPTTPEQACETADDVSIAFLILLDCLSPEARAAFLLREVFDAEYEQIAEAIGRSEASARQIVHRAKRRLENARGSADTKALPMPAPAQLELLRRLVQAISSGNLEGIKMLLAAEAEMLGDFGDVRPSFTGPLFGAQRIAQLYYATHLRHGDAMRLELAMLNGEWALLRYLDGALDSVQTFEFTDVQVARVRIQRNPVKLAPLKQRLLVS